The following are encoded together in the Pedobacter sp. D749 genome:
- a CDS encoding non-ribosomal peptide synthetase, with the protein MNEVKKKYFETSLLQQNELAGAIVNQGYIDKNQPLFIYIDEDINYNKLCLAVNELIARHELLRTGFKVGQNKFKLYLLDEYVYELTDNSKEISTLEYLKKLADKRKFCSEDFPLFDFGLHKIGKKQFVLLFNKPAFISDAISDGILMSELEKIYKDQQLPKIAFQHLDFLLWQNDFIKTEKGEKAKDSLKRLLATQTTDFFQPEDIDCPNEISCGLNDPLNISINLLEKITLYTSKHKINVDDFLLSVWYVFLQKYTRNDHVLVNCVKSCREADWKQVSGNFENVFPMSRSINKNDRFIDFCINVNRNAVILDKYKYYPSEGLKMMGDQYEDENKNTGMGFIFCAEVNQQTRWIDLHSHLGTSLLKRCNFNLKIVAQKDELNIYLINSTKKFSTDAVNRIKDCISTIITSVLDEEHILIRDVDFTSESEKKRLLYKFNEPYQDLGEIKPIHVLFEEQATLFPDTTAVIHNDYNLSYQELNQKSNKLAHLLISLGVQRKEFVGVFLDRSFDLLSSMLAIFKSGASYVPFDKQNPVERSKFLIDNSNAKILFTDSDTVRNNDWLILDLPHIDYIICIDELKSDYGSLSPRSKTTIIDCLSYSNLSTDNPENVNSIDDWSYMLYTSGSTGDPKGAILTHQGAVNHIYAEYKFLNLAQGFKFLQSANISSDISVWQYLAPLLHGGTVIIIDQVDLLDFNNLISILNKTEVTLAEFVPSYLNAFLDFVESSGTTSKTELFYLQSIMMTGEELPVELVGRWKKFTSSIKLINAYGPCEASDDITQYLIDDTFDPRSKRVPIGKPLANLNLFVLDENVKLLPIGFTGEIYVSGIGVGEGYWKDIKKTLSKFIPNPFPDTLGEIMYRTGDLGRWKADGNLEFLGRIDHQAQIRGNRVETAEIDHLLGQHHHIVEGITGIKKDNNGQEYLVSYIIRKLNSGAGDEETFRSELTIYLKRFLPSFMVPAYWVFLKEFPKNLSGKIDLKLLKEIDERSLTGSYVTPVGDLEIRISSIWEAVLNKDKISVEANFFQVGGHSLKAVQVTAKVYKELNVVLKLRDFFNAPTIRQQAELIANEKNQNYQPINPIKKNQFYDLSFGQRRLWLFQQYKQTGQAYNMLNGYSMTGELDYHHFEKAINYVILKHEILRTRFITVGGEPKQVVEEFGGNYALDYEDLRNNTEAHQHLDVLVDCMAAFQFDLATARLFQFKLLEMEDNSYVFLTSFHHIIMDGWSIDVFIKELAIFYNDLCSGIKPEVTPPLLQYKDIASWSNALIKNESNGGHRSYWLTQLQGELPRIELPFDFKRPTSKSYNGGSVEHVYDQQQISLLNNFCRREGVTTFMVLLSAVKLLLFRYSDQKDLIIGIPSAGRTHPDMEDQLGFYVNTLPIRSCVKPFESFRELLDQVKGNMLDAFNHDLYPFDKIVSDLEIVNDQSRTPIFDVMVTHQKSLLDRELRLSNLVVDDYYIPSNTSKFDLTFNFLDDNDLFSLNIVYNTDIFKKERIVSLLGHLTNLIYAVLADADKPMNEVDYIGEVEKTRILKEFNRTETEYPDQDSLVSLFRKQVSKTPTKTVLVFESGKLTYTQFDLLTNLLGNYLVEKYNINQGDVVSLFMDRSLEMVISIWALLKIGAIYVPLDPTFPEERISYIIKDSQAKLILTKTKKVFEDLNIDQYTVNLEVLAALYPNKEISFYPKPEDDAYIIYTSGSTGNPKGVIIKHKGIVNRLNWQWLEYSFTDADIVLQKTNYVFDVSTWELFLPVCFGCQMVLCPQEVVYDPLKMVQFIDYHKITRVHFVPTMYNYLLDSLNLMDKTCLQSLRNVYCGGEPLSTKLVNKHYKNLKAQLFNWYGPTEASVDVTAQPVYENDEIIPIGYPIHNTKLYIVDTNLQLKPIGVTGEIGISGVGLAKGYLNNEVLSNSKFIDNPYEPGQKLYLTGDLGCWEPDGAILYFGRSDDQVKIRGHRIELGEIENVLKKNTDILDVVVLAVENPSGDKSLTAYLISEIDDIVSKARDRLRAALPDYMHPAQYVILQRFPLTASGKLDKQALSKIIEFKSPQSDKQQRKTSALENTLLEVWKDVLGKQDILIDDNFFEIGGDSIKAIQIAVRLQKHKFKIEVKNIFEHPFIDKLANFIKPFVSTADQSIVEGSILLTPIQRYFFSKKLLNINHYNQSVVLYHSKLGIDEVKFIFLKLYHHHDALRITFLQSENERMPEQFNRGGAGDIPVLEFDIRGDDDLPEFKRISNDLQKSLNIYKGELFKIALFHMNDGERLLIICHHLIIDGVSWRILLEDITTLFQQFRKQQQLLLPEKTDSFKTWSETLALYTKSENFQNEKEYWNTLEVNDGFILPRRIKQAGKRRDIKTLTFTLDEHKTTKLISNVNQFFESEINDILLSALIITFQKLFNAKSLLIMLEGHGREPISDTIDVNRTVGWFTSVFPVKLIADQNREFSQQIEKVKKKLRSIPNKGIGYGILKYLTAPEVMMNMQADILFNYLGQFDSDESDFQVISDSAGHEVGQDEAADYPLEITGMIAGKALLVSFNYDSKLFQENLIIDIHRAYQQTLDNIISNATVDFHQTLSPEALDHINSLFE; encoded by the coding sequence ATGAATGAAGTGAAGAAAAAATATTTTGAAACGTCTTTGTTACAGCAAAATGAGCTCGCAGGCGCCATAGTGAATCAAGGTTATATAGATAAAAATCAACCTCTGTTTATTTACATTGATGAAGATATTAATTACAACAAGCTATGCTTGGCCGTCAATGAATTAATAGCCCGGCATGAGCTGTTGAGGACGGGCTTTAAAGTTGGACAAAATAAATTTAAATTGTATTTGCTGGATGAATACGTGTACGAGTTGACTGATAATTCGAAGGAAATATCAACGCTGGAATATTTGAAAAAGCTAGCAGATAAAAGAAAATTCTGTTCGGAGGATTTTCCACTATTTGATTTTGGCTTACACAAAATCGGGAAAAAACAATTTGTATTACTCTTCAATAAGCCGGCTTTTATTTCAGATGCAATTTCGGATGGGATATTAATGTCGGAGCTGGAAAAAATATACAAAGACCAGCAACTACCTAAAATAGCCTTTCAACATCTTGATTTCTTATTATGGCAGAACGATTTCATCAAGACTGAAAAGGGCGAAAAAGCTAAAGACTCATTAAAAAGGTTATTAGCAACTCAAACTACTGATTTTTTCCAACCAGAAGATATTGATTGTCCTAATGAAATCTCTTGTGGCTTAAACGATCCGTTAAATATCAGCATAAATTTATTGGAAAAAATCACCCTTTATACTTCAAAACATAAGATAAATGTAGATGATTTTTTGTTATCAGTTTGGTATGTTTTTTTGCAAAAATACACCAGAAATGATCATGTTTTAGTTAACTGTGTGAAGTCATGTCGCGAGGCAGACTGGAAACAAGTTAGTGGAAATTTCGAAAATGTCTTTCCAATGTCTAGGTCGATCAATAAAAATGACCGGTTCATTGATTTTTGCATAAACGTAAACAGAAATGCTGTTATTCTGGATAAGTACAAATATTATCCTTCGGAGGGATTAAAAATGATGGGCGACCAGTATGAAGATGAAAACAAAAATACTGGTATGGGTTTTATATTTTGCGCCGAAGTTAACCAGCAGACTCGCTGGATAGATCTGCATTCTCACCTTGGGACTTCATTGCTTAAACGCTGTAATTTTAATTTAAAGATTGTTGCACAAAAGGATGAGCTAAATATTTATTTGATAAACAGTACAAAGAAATTTTCTACGGACGCTGTTAATCGGATCAAAGACTGCATTTCAACGATAATTACATCAGTTCTTGATGAGGAACATATTTTGATTAGAGATGTTGATTTTACCAGTGAATCTGAAAAAAAACGGTTGTTATATAAATTTAATGAACCTTACCAGGATTTAGGCGAAATAAAGCCTATCCACGTCTTGTTTGAAGAACAGGCAACGTTATTTCCTGACACTACCGCGGTGATCCATAATGACTATAACTTATCTTATCAGGAACTCAATCAAAAATCAAATAAACTTGCTCACTTGCTTATTAGCTTAGGTGTTCAACGTAAAGAATTTGTGGGTGTGTTCTTAGACAGAAGTTTCGATCTACTGAGTTCGATGTTAGCGATATTTAAATCGGGAGCATCCTATGTGCCCTTTGATAAACAAAATCCGGTTGAACGGTCTAAGTTTTTGATCGATAATAGTAATGCAAAGATTTTATTCACAGATAGTGATACTGTAAGAAATAATGACTGGCTTATCCTTGATTTGCCCCATATTGATTATATAATCTGCATTGATGAATTAAAATCTGATTATGGAAGTCTATCACCCAGAAGTAAAACTACAATCATTGATTGTTTAAGTTATAGTAACTTGTCTACTGATAACCCAGAAAATGTCAATTCAATTGACGATTGGTCTTATATGTTATATACATCGGGTTCTACAGGCGATCCGAAAGGTGCAATTCTAACACATCAGGGGGCAGTCAATCACATCTATGCGGAATATAAGTTTTTGAACTTAGCACAGGGGTTTAAATTTCTTCAAAGTGCAAATATTTCATCTGACATATCCGTTTGGCAATACTTAGCACCATTATTACATGGTGGTACAGTAATCATCATAGATCAAGTCGATCTTCTTGACTTCAATAATCTAATTTCAATTCTAAATAAAACTGAAGTCACCCTTGCAGAGTTTGTTCCATCGTATTTAAACGCTTTTTTGGATTTTGTTGAAAGTTCAGGGACAACGTCAAAAACAGAACTGTTTTATTTACAAAGTATCATGATGACAGGTGAAGAGTTACCTGTTGAATTAGTTGGACGCTGGAAGAAATTTACCAGCTCAATTAAACTAATTAATGCTTACGGACCCTGCGAAGCCTCTGATGATATTACTCAATACCTGATAGATGATACCTTTGACCCCCGTTCCAAAAGGGTTCCGATCGGGAAACCTTTAGCAAATTTGAATCTGTTCGTATTAGATGAGAATGTGAAGCTTCTGCCAATTGGCTTTACTGGAGAAATTTACGTCTCAGGCATAGGTGTAGGGGAAGGGTACTGGAAGGATATTAAAAAGACGTTATCAAAATTCATCCCGAACCCGTTTCCTGACACATTGGGTGAAATAATGTATCGGACTGGTGATTTAGGAAGATGGAAAGCTGATGGAAATTTGGAATTTTTAGGAAGAATAGATCATCAGGCACAGATCCGTGGCAACCGGGTTGAGACAGCGGAGATTGATCATCTTCTTGGCCAACACCATCACATAGTTGAGGGTATAACCGGAATTAAAAAAGACAATAACGGGCAGGAATACCTGGTAAGCTACATTATCAGAAAGCTGAATAGTGGGGCAGGAGATGAGGAAACTTTCAGGAGCGAATTGACAATCTACCTGAAGAGATTTTTACCAAGTTTTATGGTACCCGCTTATTGGGTTTTTTTGAAGGAATTTCCTAAAAATCTTAGTGGTAAAATAGATCTTAAATTGTTAAAAGAGATTGATGAGCGGTCACTTACAGGTAGTTATGTTACTCCGGTAGGAGATTTGGAAATAAGAATTTCTTCCATATGGGAAGCGGTGTTAAACAAGGATAAAATAAGTGTTGAAGCGAACTTTTTTCAAGTTGGGGGGCACTCATTGAAAGCTGTACAAGTAACTGCAAAGGTTTACAAAGAATTAAATGTTGTTCTAAAACTCAGAGATTTTTTTAACGCTCCAACTATAAGACAACAGGCAGAACTAATTGCAAACGAAAAAAATCAAAATTACCAGCCTATAAATCCGATAAAAAAGAATCAATTTTACGATTTGTCTTTTGGGCAGAGAAGGTTGTGGTTGTTTCAGCAATATAAACAAACGGGGCAGGCCTATAATATGCTAAACGGTTATTCGATGACCGGCGAGCTTGATTATCATCATTTCGAAAAGGCAATCAACTATGTTATTCTAAAGCATGAAATTTTAAGGACCAGGTTTATTACAGTGGGGGGTGAACCAAAGCAGGTCGTTGAGGAATTTGGTGGCAATTATGCTTTAGACTATGAAGATTTGCGAAACAATACAGAAGCTCATCAACACCTCGATGTTTTAGTTGATTGCATGGCTGCGTTTCAATTTGACTTGGCAACCGCGCGTTTATTCCAATTTAAGTTGCTCGAAATGGAGGACAACAGTTACGTGTTCTTGACTTCCTTTCACCACATCATTATGGATGGCTGGTCTATTGATGTTTTTATCAAGGAACTTGCAATATTTTATAATGATTTGTGTAGTGGCATTAAGCCTGAAGTGACACCACCACTCTTGCAGTACAAAGACATCGCGTCGTGGTCAAATGCATTAATAAAAAATGAGTCTAATGGTGGTCATCGATCATATTGGCTAACCCAGCTGCAAGGAGAGTTGCCCCGTATTGAGCTCCCATTTGATTTTAAACGGCCCACGAGCAAATCATATAACGGCGGATCAGTTGAGCATGTCTATGATCAGCAACAAATTTCCCTGTTGAATAATTTCTGCAGACGCGAGGGGGTTACGACTTTTATGGTATTGCTTTCTGCGGTTAAATTGCTGTTGTTCCGGTATAGTGATCAAAAGGATCTAATAATTGGTATTCCAAGTGCCGGTCGTACTCATCCCGATATGGAAGACCAATTGGGGTTTTATGTAAACACTTTACCAATAAGAAGTTGCGTGAAACCTTTCGAAAGCTTTAGAGAATTGCTCGATCAGGTAAAAGGAAATATGCTTGACGCTTTCAATCATGATTTATATCCTTTTGATAAGATTGTCTCAGATTTAGAGATCGTAAATGATCAAAGCCGGACCCCTATATTCGATGTAATGGTAACCCATCAGAAGTCACTGCTTGACCGAGAGCTGAGGTTATCGAATCTCGTGGTGGACGATTATTACATCCCTTCCAATACGAGTAAATTCGATCTTACATTTAACTTTCTGGATGATAACGACCTATTTTCATTAAACATTGTTTACAATACCGATATATTCAAAAAGGAACGGATAGTAAGTCTTCTTGGGCACTTAACAAATCTTATCTACGCAGTTTTGGCTGATGCAGATAAGCCAATGAACGAGGTTGATTATATCGGTGAAGTAGAAAAGACCAGAATTTTAAAGGAATTTAATCGTACTGAAACCGAATATCCCGATCAGGATTCTTTAGTATCGTTGTTTAGAAAGCAGGTGTCGAAAACCCCAACCAAAACAGTTTTGGTGTTTGAAAGTGGTAAATTAACCTATACTCAGTTTGACCTGTTAACAAATCTACTGGGGAACTATTTAGTGGAAAAGTATAATATCAACCAGGGGGATGTGGTCAGCCTTTTTATGGATCGGTCTCTTGAAATGGTTATATCCATTTGGGCCCTTCTAAAAATTGGAGCAATTTATGTACCACTTGACCCAACCTTTCCTGAAGAGCGGATATCTTATATTATTAAAGACTCGCAGGCGAAACTGATATTGACAAAAACAAAAAAAGTTTTTGAAGATTTGAATATTGACCAGTATACTGTAAATCTCGAAGTATTAGCCGCACTTTATCCCAATAAAGAGATTAGCTTTTATCCAAAACCTGAGGATGATGCTTACATCATTTATACATCAGGATCAACAGGGAACCCCAAAGGGGTAATTATTAAACATAAAGGCATCGTTAACAGGTTAAACTGGCAGTGGTTGGAATATTCCTTTACGGATGCTGACATTGTTCTTCAAAAAACAAATTACGTGTTCGATGTGTCCACATGGGAATTATTTTTACCGGTATGCTTTGGATGTCAAATGGTGTTATGCCCCCAAGAAGTCGTTTACGATCCGCTTAAGATGGTCCAATTTATCGATTATCATAAGATTACTAGGGTTCACTTCGTTCCAACGATGTATAATTATCTTTTGGACTCCCTCAACCTAATGGATAAGACCTGTTTGCAAAGCCTACGAAATGTCTATTGTGGTGGAGAACCGCTCTCTACCAAGTTGGTAAATAAACACTATAAAAATTTAAAAGCACAGTTATTTAATTGGTATGGACCAACTGAGGCATCTGTTGACGTAACTGCACAGCCTGTTTATGAGAATGATGAAATTATTCCTATTGGTTATCCCATACATAATACAAAACTTTATATAGTCGATACAAATTTGCAGCTAAAACCGATCGGAGTAACAGGTGAAATAGGGATATCAGGAGTTGGTTTGGCAAAGGGATATTTGAATAACGAAGTATTGTCGAATAGTAAATTTATTGATAATCCCTACGAACCGGGGCAGAAGCTTTATTTAACCGGCGATTTGGGCTGCTGGGAACCTGATGGCGCTATTTTATATTTTGGCAGATCGGATGACCAGGTAAAGATAAGAGGACATAGAATTGAATTAGGTGAGATCGAAAACGTATTAAAAAAAAATACAGATATTTTAGATGTTGTTGTCTTAGCTGTTGAGAACCCATCGGGAGACAAGAGTTTAACAGCGTATCTCATCAGTGAAATCGATGATATAGTTTCTAAAGCCAGAGATCGCCTGCGGGCCGCATTACCGGATTACATGCATCCAGCTCAATATGTGATTTTACAGCGGTTTCCTTTGACAGCCAGCGGCAAACTCGATAAACAAGCGCTAAGCAAGATCATAGAGTTTAAAAGCCCTCAGTCTGATAAACAGCAAAGAAAAACCAGCGCATTAGAAAATACCCTATTAGAAGTCTGGAAAGATGTCTTGGGTAAACAAGATATACTGATAGATGATAATTTCTTCGAAATAGGGGGAGATTCAATAAAAGCTATCCAAATCGCAGTCCGGTTACAAAAACATAAATTTAAAATAGAAGTCAAAAATATTTTCGAACATCCATTTATTGATAAACTGGCCAATTTTATCAAACCCTTTGTGTCCACCGCTGACCAATCGATAGTGGAAGGATCTATTCTTTTGACCCCAATTCAAAGATATTTCTTTTCAAAAAAACTGCTGAATATTAATCACTATAACCAATCTGTTGTTTTGTATCACAGCAAATTAGGTATTGATGAGGTAAAGTTCATTTTTTTAAAACTCTATCATCACCATGATGCCCTTAGGATAACTTTCCTTCAAAGCGAAAATGAGAGAATGCCGGAGCAATTCAATAGGGGGGGCGCAGGCGATATTCCCGTTCTTGAGTTTGATATCAGGGGTGATGATGATTTACCAGAATTTAAACGTATCTCGAACGACCTTCAAAAAAGTTTAAATATTTACAAGGGTGAACTATTTAAGATAGCGCTGTTTCATATGAATGATGGAGAGCGATTACTTATAATTTGCCACCATCTTATTATCGACGGCGTTTCTTGGCGGATACTCTTAGAAGATATCACTACACTTTTCCAACAATTCCGGAAGCAGCAACAGTTACTCTTACCTGAAAAAACTGACTCATTTAAAACCTGGTCTGAAACATTGGCACTGTATACAAAAAGTGAGAATTTTCAGAATGAAAAAGAATATTGGAACACATTAGAGGTAAATGATGGCTTTATTTTGCCTAGAAGGATTAAGCAAGCCGGTAAGCGTAGAGATATTAAAACACTGACTTTTACGCTAGATGAGCATAAAACTACAAAACTGATCAGTAATGTAAATCAGTTTTTTGAGAGTGAGATTAACGATATTTTGTTATCTGCACTGATTATCACCTTCCAGAAATTGTTTAATGCCAAAAGCCTGTTGATCATGCTTGAAGGTCATGGTCGAGAGCCGATTTCCGATACCATTGATGTCAATAGAACAGTTGGTTGGTTTACGAGTGTTTTTCCTGTTAAATTGATTGCTGATCAAAATCGGGAGTTTAGCCAACAGATCGAAAAAGTCAAAAAAAAATTACGGTCGATCCCGAATAAAGGTATTGGATACGGTATCTTAAAGTACCTGACAGCTCCAGAGGTGATGATGAATATGCAAGCAGATATTTTGTTTAACTATTTAGGTCAATTCGATTCTGACGAATCTGACTTTCAGGTTATATCAGATTCTGCAGGACACGAAGTTGGACAGGACGAAGCAGCTGATTATCCTTTAGAAATAACTGGGATGATTGCTGGTAAAGCTTTGCTTGTAAGTTTTAATTACGACTCTAAACTATTTCAGGAAAACTTGATCATCGATATCCATAGAGCGTATCAGCAAACCCTGGATAATATAATATCAAATGCCACCGTAGATTTCCATCAAACACTCTCTCCGGAAGCTTTGGATCATATCAATTCATTATTTGAATAG